A region from the Janthinobacterium agaricidamnosum genome encodes:
- a CDS encoding DUF2946 family protein: MLRLFKTWLILLLIAAVPLQAAGAMRACAPLAASPAAAMAGACQHHAVQSSAITDSAGTPEENKTPAKHAACGACSLFCLGALMPPGLSLPAAAGTGAQRVAAATDTLLPGFIPDGPRRPPRPLSA; encoded by the coding sequence ATGCTGAGACTCTTCAAAACATGGCTGATCCTGCTGCTGATCGCGGCGGTGCCGCTGCAGGCGGCGGGCGCCATGCGGGCGTGCGCGCCGCTTGCGGCATCGCCTGCCGCCGCGATGGCAGGGGCTTGCCAGCATCACGCCGTGCAGTCATCCGCCATCACGGACAGCGCCGGCACGCCGGAAGAAAACAAGACCCCTGCCAAGCATGCCGCGTGCGGCGCCTGTTCCCTCTTTTGCCTGGGCGCACTGATGCCGCCCGGCCTCTCCCTGCCTGCCGCCGCCGGCACGGGTGCGCAACGCGTCGCCGCTGCAACGGATACCTTGCTGCCGGGATTCATTCCCGACGGCCCGCGCCGGCCCCCGCGGCCGCTTTCCGCTTAA
- a CDS encoding DUF411 domain-containing protein, with product MIKHYILRGAFAAMLGLPTFAMAALPVIEVYKSASCGCCSEWIKHLEANGFTVRAKNVEMPAQYRKLAGIPDALGSCHTGLVNGYAIEGHVPASDIKQLLREKPKAKGLAVPAMPMGSPGMEGPRKDAYDVLLVKSNGSTSVYKHYQ from the coding sequence ATGATCAAACATTACATACTGCGCGGCGCCTTCGCCGCCATGCTGGGCTTGCCCACGTTCGCCATGGCGGCCCTGCCCGTCATTGAAGTCTACAAGAGCGCCTCGTGCGGCTGCTGTTCCGAATGGATCAAGCACCTGGAAGCGAACGGTTTCACGGTGCGCGCGAAAAACGTCGAGATGCCGGCGCAATACCGCAAGCTGGCCGGCATTCCCGACGCGCTCGGCTCCTGCCACACGGGCCTCGTCAACGGCTACGCCATCGAAGGCCATGTGCCGGCCAGCGACATCAAGCAGCTGCTGCGCGAAAAACCCAAGGCGAAGGGCCTGGCCGTGCCGGCAATGCCGATGGGCTCGCCAGGCATGGAAGGGCCGCGCAAGGATGCATACGACGTCTTGCTGGTCAAGAGCAATGGCAGCACCAGTGTTTACAAGCACTACCAGTAA